A portion of the Cryptomeria japonica chromosome 5, Sugi_1.0, whole genome shotgun sequence genome contains these proteins:
- the LOC131043967 gene encoding 36.4 kDa proline-rich protein-like: MASLVEAWHPPPPPSSSSSPSPPPPPGSSSGGNSSSCPLNALKLGACVDVLGGLVNATIGDPAVNTCCPVLQGVLAIEAALCLCTTIRVKLLNLNIILPIALELFVQCGLTPPAGFTCPPLS, translated from the coding sequence ATGGCTTCTCTGGTGGAAGCATGGCATCCCCCTCCAcctccttcatcttcatcttctccttctcCTCCCCCGCCGCCAGGTTCATCAAGTGGGGGGAATTCATCAAGCTGTCCACTTAATGCACTGAAATTAGGAGCCTGTGTGGATGTGCTGGGAGGGCTGGTAAATGCTACCATTGGAGATCCTGCTGTCAATACTTGCTGCCCTGTTTTGCAAGGTGTTTTGGCAATTGAGGCAGCCCTGTGTTTGTGCACAACTATTAGGGTTAAGCTTCTGAACCTGAACATCATCCTTCCCATCGCTCTTGAGCTCTTTGTTCAGTGTGGCCTCACCCCCCCTGCTGGATTTACTTGCCCACCACTTTCTTAG